One segment of Manihot esculenta cultivar AM560-2 chromosome 4, M.esculenta_v8, whole genome shotgun sequence DNA contains the following:
- the LOC110613904 gene encoding annexin D4 gives MTRITIQVNINPACCLCPCYLNSKNTEKQEDMAHPQELKSLTKAFSGLGVDEKSLISILGKSHPEHRTTFRKTSPHLFIDDERSFERWDDHCITLLRHEFLRFENAVVLWAMHPWERDARSVYEALRLGSYDVIVEIACTRSSEELLGARKAYHSLYDHSIEEDVATHITSSERKLLVALVSAYRYEGPKVREDIAKHEAKLIANAIKNGDEKNPIEDDEVVRILTTRSKLHLEAIYRRYEEVSGNSIHEDLEAADLILKKTVECLCTPQAYFSKVIDEAMRNDAEQHTKKALTRIIVSRADVDMKEIKEEYSSLYGVPLSQKIEDNASGNYKDFLLALITRD, from the exons atgaCAAGAATAACCATTCAAGTAAATATAAATCCGGCATGTTGTCTTTGTCCTTGCTATCTTAACTCCAAAAACACAGAAAAGCAAGAAGACATGGCTCATCCTCAAGAGTTGAAATCTCTCACCAAGGCTTTCTCAG GACTCGGAGTTGATGAGAAGTCATTGATATCGATTCTGGGAAAATCACATCCTGAGCATAGGACAACGTTCAGAAAGACAAGTCCTCATTTGTTCATTGATGATGAACGTTCTTTTGAACGCTGGGATGATCACTGTATCACTCTTCTCAGGCATGAATTTTTGCGATTTGAG AATGCTGTGGTGCTCTGGGCCATGCATCCTTGGGAAAGAGATGCTCGTTCGGTGTATGAAGCATTGAGGCTTGGATCTTACGATGTGATTGTAGAGATTGCATGCACTAGATCCTCAGAAGAGCTACTGGGAGCAAGGAAAGCCTACCATTCCCTCTATGATCACTCCATTGAAGAAGATGTTGCCACCCACATCACTAGCAGTGAGCGTAAG CTTCTTGTAGCACTAGTGAGTGCTTATAGGTATGAAGGGCCAAAGGTTAGGGAAGACATTGCGAAACATGAAGCAAAACTAATTGCTAATGCTATTAAAAATGGTGATGAGAAAAATCCTATTGAGGATGATGAGGTGGTAAGAATTCTAACAACAAGAAGCAAGCTCCATCTGGAGGCTATTTACAGACGTTACGAAGAAGTTTCTGGCAACAGCATCCATGAG GATCTTGAAGCTGCTGACTTGATCTTGAAGAAGACAGTTGAATGCTTGTGTACTCCTCAAGCATATTTCAGCAAG GTAATAGATGAGGCAATGAGAAATGATGCAGAGCAACACACCAAAAAAGCACTGACAAGAATAATTGTGAGTAGAGCAGATGTGGATATGAAAGAGATCAAGGAAGAGTACAGTAGCTTATATGGAGTTCCTCTATCCCAGAAAATTGAAGACAATGCAAGTGGCAACTATAAGGATTTCTTGCTTGCCTTGATAACAAGAGACTAA
- the LOC110613905 gene encoding annexin-like protein RJ4, which yields MATLVVPHEVNFVEDAEGLRKAVEGWGTNEKTIISILGHRNAAQRKRIRQAYWDIYQEDLVKRLESEISGDFERAVYRWILDPEERDAVLANVALKKGSDHHVIVEIACVRSSEELLAVRRAYHARYKRSLEEDVAAHTTDDVRKLLVGLVTAFRYEGTEIDVKLAKCEAKILQDAIKDKKFNHDEVIRILTTRSKTQLLATFNHFKDSHGTSITKVLLSELHDSEFKRLVRAAIRCIGEPLKYFEKVLRNAFKRVGTDEDAVTRVIVTRAEKDLRHIAEFYRTRNNVPLDQEVDKETRGDYEKFLLALLGRKD from the exons ATGGCAACCCTCGTTGTTCCTCACGAAGTTAATTTTGTTGAAGATGCAGAAGGTCTCAGAAAAGCTGTTGAAG GATGGGGGACAAATGAGAAGACTATAATTTCAATTCTTGGTCATAGAAATGCAGCTCAAAGAAAACGAATCAGGCAAGCTTATTGGGACATTTACCAAGAAGATCTTGTTAAGCGTCTCGAATCTGAGATCTCAGGAGATTTTGAG AGAGCCGTATACAGATGGATATTGGATCCAGAAGAGAGAGATGCAGTATTAGCTAATGTGGCTCTAAAGAAGGGTTCTGATCATCATGTGATCGTTGAAATTGCTTGCGTTCGATCTTCAGAGGAGCTCTTGGCTGTGAGGAGGGCTTACCATGCTCGCTACAAGCGTTCCTTGGAAGAAGATGTGGCAGCTCATACCACTGACGATGTCAGAAAG CTTTTGGTTGGGTTGGTGACAGCTTTTAGGTATGAAGGTACTGAAATAGATGTAAAATTGGCCAAATGTGAAGCTAAAATTCTCCAGGATGCGATCAAAGATAAGAAGTTTAATCATGATGAAGTTATTAGGATCTTAACTACGAGAAGCAAGACACAGCTCCTTGCTACCTTCAACCACTTCAAAGACAGCCATGGAACTTCCATTACTAAG GTTTTGTTGAGTGAGCTTcatgatagtgagttcaaacGACTGGTTCGCGCTGCCATTCGATGCATCGGTGAACCTCTTAAGTACTTTGAGAAG GTTCTGAGGAATGCATTTAAACGGGTTGGGACTGATGAGGATGCAGTTACTAGAGTGATTGTGACAAGGGCAGAGAAGGACTTGCGTCATATCGCGGAGTTCTATCGCACCAGGAACAATGTGCCTCTTGATCAAGAAGTGGACAAGGAAACTCGTGGGGATTACGAGAAATTCCTCCTTGCTCTGCTGGGACGTAAAGATTAA
- the LOC110613437 gene encoding protein LNK2 isoform X2: protein MFNWNDEELTDIIWDEAGEGDDHIVPYPDASEAKKWSQEANNSKSNEQKAPGTKADIIGRKLGDSLNFDSSEGPSASGFDIDSWPNLSLSTTSKVDQDSLDTSLSNNLTEIAKFDSSGGETVQLDKDTEIFQKGKEQGYFVDYGWANIGSFDDLDRIFSNDDPIFGTVSLSNADELWSSSKDVTNSPGKSFPIYAASPSLGLGPLRNTSESSEIKSECIQDDDQTYTLDYGKVNDPASHGLQNACAVFDHVKYAGGKSKPTVKEQNDLTIMGKNTAANPQLTMENVGAPNELGDKVYKQKKPLKSRKRFEDQSELALYQDLYGNWSSAQNLSGQFKNQFAPTIVPSSPSVLSQPRPLQGPESLQYQQISSPLVAPSAYGTVPNPYSAMPVLSHIQSGEFKRQPILSGYEISSSNANPVNKLADSMIKPQTMTPQEKIEKLRKRQQMQAMLAIQKQQQQFGHQVSCSDQSISQKCSLENQIHHVQGADLEVEDPSTLPAFDPNSPVEHDDSNTISLVVNDYSAEDTVLYQLQDIISKLDARIRLCIRDSLFRLAQSAMQRHSGSDTGSTNNSSRDEKVVTKEETRGHNRSANMSQVETETNPIDRTVAHLLFHRPLELSGRHPDTPDSPASTKLPTEQKALGMAKLSMRCLPEALNSKRIFFHQGSKDPCPMADPQHVRQCKSTVCNDTSDNASNNGLADEGAKDVEASQ, encoded by the exons ATGTTTAACTGGAACGACGAAGAG CTTACAGATATAATATGGGATGAGGCTGGCGAGGGTGATGACCATATTGTACCTTATCCAGACGCAAGTGAAGCCAAGAAGTGGAGTCAAGAAGCTAATAACTCTAAATCAAATGAACAGAAAGCACCTGGCACTAAAGCTGATATCATTGGCAGAAAGCTGGGTGACAGTTTAAACTTTGACTCCAGTGAAGGACCTTCTGCCTCTGGATTTGACATAGACTCATGGCCTAACCTGTCCTTATCAACCACTTCCAAAGTCGATCAGGATTCCTTGGATACATCGTTATCTAATAACTTAACTGAAATTGCAAAATTTGATTCTTCTGGAGGCG AGACAGTTCAACTTGATAAGGATactgaaatttttcaaaaaggTAAAGAACAAGGTTACTTTGTCGATTATGGCTGGGCTAATATTGGAAGCTTTGATGACCTTGATCGAATTTTTAG CAATGATGATCCTATATTTGGCACTGTAAGTCTCAGTAATGCTGATGAGCTCTGGTCTTCTTCTAAAGATGTAACTAACAGTCCAGGAAAGTCCTTTCCTATTTATGCTGCCTCTCCATCTTTGGGATTAGGGCCTTTAAGGAATACATCTGAGAGTTCGGAGATTAAATCTGAGTGCATACAAGATGATGACCAGACATATACACTTGACTATGGGAAAGTGAATGATCCTGCATCTCATGGTCTGCAGAATGCATGTGCTGTCTTTGATCATGTAAAATATGCTGGAGGTAAAAGTAAGCCCACAGTGAAGGAGCAG AATGATTTGACCATAATGGGAAAGAACACTGCAGCAAACCCTCAGCTAACAATGGAAAATGTTGGTGCACCAAATGAATTGGGGGATAAG GTTTATAAGCAAAAGAAACCCTTGAAAAGTCGGAAAAGGTTTGAAGACCAGAGTGAATTGGCTCTGTACCAAGATTTGTATGGTAACTGGTCTTCAGCTCAGAATCTATCTGGTCAATTTAAGAATCAATTTGCTCCCACCATTGTACCTTCCTCTCCTTCAGTTCTTAGTCAACCAAGGCCACTACAAGGACCTGAATCATTGCAGTATCAACAGATTTCAAGTCCATTAGTGGCCCCTTCTGCATACGGGACTGTTCCAAATCCATATTCTGCCATGCCTGTGCTGTCTCACATTCAGTCTGGGGAATTTAAGCGGCAACCCATTCTTTCTGGTTATGAAATTTCTTCAAGTAATGCAAATCCTGTAAACAAGTTAGCTGACTCAATGATAAAACCTCAGACCATGACACCTcaggaaaaaattgaaaaattaaggaAACGACAGCAAATGCAGGCAATGCTTGCTATTCAGAAACAGCAGCAGCAGTTTGGTCATCAAGTTTCCTGTAGTGATCAGTCCATCAGTCAAAAATGTTCCCTAGAAAATCAAATTCACCATGTTCAGGGAGCAGATCTAGAAGTGGAGGATCCAAGCACTCTTCCTGCATTTGATCCAAACTCACCAGTTGAACATGATGATTCCAATACAATCTCTCTGGTAGTTAATGATTATTCAGCAGAGGACACTGTACTCTACCAGCTTCAAGATATTATTTCAAAG TTGGACGCCAGAATTAGACTCTGTATTCGAGATAGCTTATTCCGGTTGGCTCAAAGTGCAATGCAACGGCATTCTGGTAGTGATACTGGCAGTACCAACAACAGTAGCAGAGATGAGAAAGTTGTCACAAAAGAGGAAACAAGAGGTCATAACAG GAGTGCTAATATGTCCCAGGTGGAAACAGAGACCAATCCCATAGACCGAACTGTGGCCCATTTACTGTTTCATAGACCTTTGGAGTTGTCAGGAAGGCATCCTGATACCCCTGACTCACCTGCTTCCACTAAGCTACCAACTGAACAGAAAGCATTAGGCATGGCAAAACTGTCAATGAGGTGCTTGCCTGAGGCTTTAAACAGCAAACGGATCTTTTTTCACCAAGGATCTAAAGATCCCTGTCCTATGGCTGATCCCCAGCATGTCCGTCAATGTAAAAGCACTGTTTGCAATGACACCTCAGATAATGCATCAAACAATGGGCTTGCAGATGAGGGAGCCAAGGATGTGGAAGCCTCTCAATGA
- the LOC110613437 gene encoding protein LNK2 isoform X1 produces the protein MFNWNDEELTDIIWDEAGEGDDHIVPYPDASEAKKWSQEANNSKSNEQKAPGTKADIIGRKLGDSLNFDSSEGPSASGFDIDSWPNLSLSTTSKVDQDSLDTSLSNNLTEIAKFDSSGGAETVQLDKDTEIFQKGKEQGYFVDYGWANIGSFDDLDRIFSNDDPIFGTVSLSNADELWSSSKDVTNSPGKSFPIYAASPSLGLGPLRNTSESSEIKSECIQDDDQTYTLDYGKVNDPASHGLQNACAVFDHVKYAGGKSKPTVKEQNDLTIMGKNTAANPQLTMENVGAPNELGDKVYKQKKPLKSRKRFEDQSELALYQDLYGNWSSAQNLSGQFKNQFAPTIVPSSPSVLSQPRPLQGPESLQYQQISSPLVAPSAYGTVPNPYSAMPVLSHIQSGEFKRQPILSGYEISSSNANPVNKLADSMIKPQTMTPQEKIEKLRKRQQMQAMLAIQKQQQQFGHQVSCSDQSISQKCSLENQIHHVQGADLEVEDPSTLPAFDPNSPVEHDDSNTISLVVNDYSAEDTVLYQLQDIISKLDARIRLCIRDSLFRLAQSAMQRHSGSDTGSTNNSSRDEKVVTKEETRGHNRSANMSQVETETNPIDRTVAHLLFHRPLELSGRHPDTPDSPASTKLPTEQKALGMAKLSMRCLPEALNSKRIFFHQGSKDPCPMADPQHVRQCKSTVCNDTSDNASNNGLADEGAKDVEASQ, from the exons ATGTTTAACTGGAACGACGAAGAG CTTACAGATATAATATGGGATGAGGCTGGCGAGGGTGATGACCATATTGTACCTTATCCAGACGCAAGTGAAGCCAAGAAGTGGAGTCAAGAAGCTAATAACTCTAAATCAAATGAACAGAAAGCACCTGGCACTAAAGCTGATATCATTGGCAGAAAGCTGGGTGACAGTTTAAACTTTGACTCCAGTGAAGGACCTTCTGCCTCTGGATTTGACATAGACTCATGGCCTAACCTGTCCTTATCAACCACTTCCAAAGTCGATCAGGATTCCTTGGATACATCGTTATCTAATAACTTAACTGAAATTGCAAAATTTGATTCTTCTGGAGGCG CAGAGACAGTTCAACTTGATAAGGATactgaaatttttcaaaaaggTAAAGAACAAGGTTACTTTGTCGATTATGGCTGGGCTAATATTGGAAGCTTTGATGACCTTGATCGAATTTTTAG CAATGATGATCCTATATTTGGCACTGTAAGTCTCAGTAATGCTGATGAGCTCTGGTCTTCTTCTAAAGATGTAACTAACAGTCCAGGAAAGTCCTTTCCTATTTATGCTGCCTCTCCATCTTTGGGATTAGGGCCTTTAAGGAATACATCTGAGAGTTCGGAGATTAAATCTGAGTGCATACAAGATGATGACCAGACATATACACTTGACTATGGGAAAGTGAATGATCCTGCATCTCATGGTCTGCAGAATGCATGTGCTGTCTTTGATCATGTAAAATATGCTGGAGGTAAAAGTAAGCCCACAGTGAAGGAGCAG AATGATTTGACCATAATGGGAAAGAACACTGCAGCAAACCCTCAGCTAACAATGGAAAATGTTGGTGCACCAAATGAATTGGGGGATAAG GTTTATAAGCAAAAGAAACCCTTGAAAAGTCGGAAAAGGTTTGAAGACCAGAGTGAATTGGCTCTGTACCAAGATTTGTATGGTAACTGGTCTTCAGCTCAGAATCTATCTGGTCAATTTAAGAATCAATTTGCTCCCACCATTGTACCTTCCTCTCCTTCAGTTCTTAGTCAACCAAGGCCACTACAAGGACCTGAATCATTGCAGTATCAACAGATTTCAAGTCCATTAGTGGCCCCTTCTGCATACGGGACTGTTCCAAATCCATATTCTGCCATGCCTGTGCTGTCTCACATTCAGTCTGGGGAATTTAAGCGGCAACCCATTCTTTCTGGTTATGAAATTTCTTCAAGTAATGCAAATCCTGTAAACAAGTTAGCTGACTCAATGATAAAACCTCAGACCATGACACCTcaggaaaaaattgaaaaattaaggaAACGACAGCAAATGCAGGCAATGCTTGCTATTCAGAAACAGCAGCAGCAGTTTGGTCATCAAGTTTCCTGTAGTGATCAGTCCATCAGTCAAAAATGTTCCCTAGAAAATCAAATTCACCATGTTCAGGGAGCAGATCTAGAAGTGGAGGATCCAAGCACTCTTCCTGCATTTGATCCAAACTCACCAGTTGAACATGATGATTCCAATACAATCTCTCTGGTAGTTAATGATTATTCAGCAGAGGACACTGTACTCTACCAGCTTCAAGATATTATTTCAAAG TTGGACGCCAGAATTAGACTCTGTATTCGAGATAGCTTATTCCGGTTGGCTCAAAGTGCAATGCAACGGCATTCTGGTAGTGATACTGGCAGTACCAACAACAGTAGCAGAGATGAGAAAGTTGTCACAAAAGAGGAAACAAGAGGTCATAACAG GAGTGCTAATATGTCCCAGGTGGAAACAGAGACCAATCCCATAGACCGAACTGTGGCCCATTTACTGTTTCATAGACCTTTGGAGTTGTCAGGAAGGCATCCTGATACCCCTGACTCACCTGCTTCCACTAAGCTACCAACTGAACAGAAAGCATTAGGCATGGCAAAACTGTCAATGAGGTGCTTGCCTGAGGCTTTAAACAGCAAACGGATCTTTTTTCACCAAGGATCTAAAGATCCCTGTCCTATGGCTGATCCCCAGCATGTCCGTCAATGTAAAAGCACTGTTTGCAATGACACCTCAGATAATGCATCAAACAATGGGCTTGCAGATGAGGGAGCCAAGGATGTGGAAGCCTCTCAATGA